The genomic stretch CCGTTTTGGATTGGTGGTTACTAGCTGCCGGCGGATGGCTGACATGGCGGGGTGTTTTTCTCCGCTGGACCCCACTGGGGATTTGTATGGTCGCAGCAGCACAGTGGCACCTTCACAATCGTGAACTTGATCGTAAGGGCCTACCGCGTACTGCCACTCCATGGCAGGTGAGTTCGGCCTATCAGTTGTACTTAGTAATATGATTTAATTCACTATATTCATTGATTCAGATGAATATGTATTGCTCACTTCCCTTACGACTGATGAGCCGGTGCTGGGGCTGGCTAGCAGACTGTCGAGTGCCAATGCCGGCTAGACCGCTTGTCTATGGACTGTACTCGACCGCATTTGGTGTTAACATCGAAGAAGCAGCGACAACCGATTTGAAGTgagtaatttttaaaaattttcaaatgttttgtATGATCTATTTCCGAATCCCATAATTGGTTATTCAAAATTATGCAATTGTATTTACCGTTTATATAACTAATGGGTCGTGTAAGAAGTTACAGTAGTTCTAAACTAAATGAAgttaaaataattggttttcAGTTAATATTGAGGTAATGTAGATACATTATCGATTTTATAATCTGGTGTTTGATTGAATACAAATTTCACGTGTGCATTTTTCATTCCTCTCATAcgtaaagtgattttttcactaCCTTCCGAGCAACGCTAAGCGAGGCAATCAAATAGTTTCTAACAACATGAATTATTGTATGTGTGTACTATCTATTCGGGTGTTGGTGTTTCAGTTATAACTAGGCTTAAAGCACACTTGAGCTTCTTTGGTCAACGCGCAATATAAACACATTGTGCATTTAGCcgttttcaaaattcaaaattggaaTCACTGAAATATCTATGTGATTGAGTAAAAAAACCTTTTCTCGCTTTAGTTTGCCATTTAAAAATGTTGcagcttttttcttaagcttGAACCGTTAGTTAGATGTTATACTAATTCCAATGATCCCCCTTGCAGAAACTATCGCAGTCTGGCGGAATTTTTTACACGTTCGCTCAAAGAAGATGTGCGATATATCGACCCTGAAGGCTGCATTGTCTCACCTTGTGATGGACGAGTGCTCCACTTTGGAACCGCAACCAACTGTCAAATAGAGCAAGTATGTATTTTGTAACATCAAAATCAGATGCAAATCTATATCAAACAACTCTTCAGGTCAAAGGTATCTCCTACAGTTTGGAAGCATTTTTCGGACCTCCTACGTGGTGTAACGAGCAATGCCCTACTTTCGCTGATAAGCTTAAGAAAAAATCCCCTGACAATGTACTATATCAGTGCATCATCTACCTAGCGCCTGGCGATTACCACCGATTTCACTCACCCACCGTATGGAAACCAGAACTGAGGCGGCACTTTTCGGGTGAGCTGCTCTCCGTTAGTCCAAAAATTGCGAAATGGATGCCGGGTTTGTTCTGTTTGAATGAACGCGCTCTTTACGTCGGCAAATGGATGCACGGATTTTTCAGTTTCACAGCTGTCGGTAAGTACAACATTATGTGTACATTCGCTCAACTGTTCCCGGATCTAGCGTGGACCATAATCACTCGACATTAGCCAACAGCTGATTTTCCCACATCATTCGATTACCTCTCTTTCGTGTAGTCTATCAAGTgaattaaaattgtttataaatTGTTACGTCGATGTCCTGCTGTAGCGTATACGGTATGATGATAAGCATTGACGCGGATCTTCGAGACAGCATAAATTGTAAGCTTGATTATTGAACAATCATAGACACAGGAGTTGAGGGGTATATATCAAActtgaaatatcaaaattccgaATTTTAGTAACATAACGTTTTATTTACAATAGTTCTGTTAATAACTCAGGATTTGATTAATTTTCAGGTGCAACCAACGTGGGTTCCGTGCAAATTTACATGGACGAGAAACTGAAAACCAACAAATGGGTCGGTTTGGAAGTGGGAACCCATCGTCCGGAGTATGACGAACTGTCCCTGCCATCCGATACTTTCCTAGAGAAGGGAGAGCTTCTCGGACAGTTCAAAATGGGCAGCACTGTTGTATTAATATTCGAAGCGCCCCGAGATTTTCAGTAAGTATAGTATTCAATatcaataaaaaagtatttaaacacatttttttttttcaatagattCAGCCTTCAGCCTGGTCAAGTTGTTAAGCTTGGGCAACGTTTGGGTTGTGTGGGCAGTAAGGAAGACTTGACCGACGATCCaaacaaaattaggaaaataatTGAAACATTATAAGTTGATGAACTTTTTACAACCAAATTATATAGAAGTTGATATATAGAGAATTTATCGAATGTTAACCGATAGCAAGATGCGCACCTAGAACTGGCAGCAGACTACCGTTCGAGTAAATCACATACGAATTTGTGATATTCTGCAAGCACTGAAAGATTTCATATTGGAAAACATAGATAGGTAGGATGAACAAATTCACGATAGAAAAGAATTTTCTTTTTCGCAATTCATAAGCAGTACATTGTTGGGTTTGCAAATATCGTAGTACATATTGTACGTGAATTCTGCAGTAGTCATTTCAGCTACAACATTACCTCATACTTTTAGCACTTTGAATTTGCTCACCAAACTTGACAATTTTAGTTTACCTACTAATTGTATACATTAAATATATCATCGTCGAAGTCGTTTATTTCAATTAAGCGTACTATACATTCTTCAGGGCCAAGTATGAAATAAGCGAATATACCAACAGAAAGCTCCTTACTAATTTCGTTCTTTATTCTAAAATCCGAAGCTCTGAATCAGTCATTCTATCATGCTCTTTCTTTCTACTTTCTACATGTTCTCATTAACGCACAAgtatttttccctttttctaATACAAGCTCAGTAATGCTTtttaagaaaactgattattcaACACTTAGTGATTACTGGTTGTTACGATGTTGATGAAGCTATAATACTTCAGTTTAATTCGATTGTTCGAGCCGCTCTGTACAGATTCATCCCACTTTTCAAGCCTCCACTGAAGTATATATGGGGTAATGCTCAACTTCCTTCCTTAAAGAGAATCCGTTGACTTCTTTTAATCCCGAAAATGCAAATTGTTTGTTGAGCATTATGTTGTCGTCTCCCATCCTCCTAACCATGCAGAAATTGATCCTCAATGGCTCAATAACGTGCCGTTCGCTGTGGTCGATTTGGGCACCTTCCAAATTTCCGAAGACATCTTATTGAAACCTATCCGCAGACTGAAATCTTTATTCTCGCTTGGGCCAGATAGAATTCACCTTGTTTTAAAGAAAAGGTGCATGCAGGAGATTAAAGCCCGTTCTTGAAACTTTTAAACCTTTTAACGCAGCAAGCTCAGTTACATTGTGTATGGAAAAAATCGGGTTCAAAAAGGATAAAAAGCAGTTAGTTGAAAACTAGCGAGGGATAACGTCCCTTTGTGCTGGCTACTCGTTAGCTAGATACTTTTGAACACAGTTCACATCTCTGTATGGTAACTGAATATCCCGAAGTAACCAAGTCAATATAATTTATACCGATTTAAGGGCTGTCCCAGGAATTTACTCACTACTTCGGTATATC from Wyeomyia smithii strain HCP4-BCI-WySm-NY-G18 chromosome 3, ASM2978416v1, whole genome shotgun sequence encodes the following:
- the LOC129731728 gene encoding phosphatidylserine decarboxylase proenzyme, mitochondrial isoform X2; translation: MLFNRRFPGDRMTPFVWKRLLRAVNFKPNPNKWSTKWTVGRRSVSSSKRDHEQSSYQQHSGQQQQQHHQQNQQSKGKFVRIKKKWSWKAGAGWTILSVLDWWLLAAGGWLTWRGVFLRWTPLGICMVAAAQWHLHNRELDRKGLPRTATPWQMNMYCSLPLRLMSRCWGWLADCRVPMPARPLVYGLYSTAFGVNIEEAATTDLKNYRSLAEFFTRSLKEDVRYIDPEGCIVSPCDGRVLHFGTATNCQIEQVKGISYSLEAFFGPPTWCNEQCPTFADKLKKKSPDNVLYQCIIYLAPGDYHRFHSPTVWKPELRRHFSGELLSVSPKIAKWMPGLFCLNERALYVGKWMHGFFSFTAVGATNVGSVQIYMDEKLKTNKWVGLEVGTHRPEYDELSLPSDTFLEKGELLGQFKMGSTVVLIFEAPRDFQFSLQPGQVVKLGQRLGCVGSKEDLTDDPNKIRKIIETL
- the LOC129731728 gene encoding phosphatidylserine decarboxylase proenzyme, mitochondrial isoform X1 translates to MLFNRRFPGDRMTPFVWKRLLNLYCRVILLRAVNFKPNPNKWSTKWTVGRRSVSSSKRDHEQSSYQQHSGQQQQQHHQQNQQSKGKFVRIKKKWSWKAGAGWTILSVLDWWLLAAGGWLTWRGVFLRWTPLGICMVAAAQWHLHNRELDRKGLPRTATPWQMNMYCSLPLRLMSRCWGWLADCRVPMPARPLVYGLYSTAFGVNIEEAATTDLKNYRSLAEFFTRSLKEDVRYIDPEGCIVSPCDGRVLHFGTATNCQIEQVKGISYSLEAFFGPPTWCNEQCPTFADKLKKKSPDNVLYQCIIYLAPGDYHRFHSPTVWKPELRRHFSGELLSVSPKIAKWMPGLFCLNERALYVGKWMHGFFSFTAVGATNVGSVQIYMDEKLKTNKWVGLEVGTHRPEYDELSLPSDTFLEKGELLGQFKMGSTVVLIFEAPRDFQFSLQPGQVVKLGQRLGCVGSKEDLTDDPNKIRKIIETL
- the LOC129731728 gene encoding phosphatidylserine decarboxylase proenzyme, mitochondrial isoform X5, giving the protein MLFNRRFPGDRMTPFVWKRLLNLYCRVILLRAVNFKPNPNKWSTKWTVGRRSVSSSKRDHEQSSYQQHSGQQQQQHHQQNQQSKAAGGWLTWRGVFLRWTPLGICMVAAAQWHLHNRELDRKGLPRTATPWQMNMYCSLPLRLMSRCWGWLADCRVPMPARPLVYGLYSTAFGVNIEEAATTDLKNYRSLAEFFTRSLKEDVRYIDPEGCIVSPCDGRVLHFGTATNCQIEQVKGISYSLEAFFGPPTWCNEQCPTFADKLKKKSPDNVLYQCIIYLAPGDYHRFHSPTVWKPELRRHFSGELLSVSPKIAKWMPGLFCLNERALYVGKWMHGFFSFTAVGATNVGSVQIYMDEKLKTNKWVGLEVGTHRPEYDELSLPSDTFLEKGELLGQFKMGSTVVLIFEAPRDFQFSLQPGQVVKLGQRLGCVGSKEDLTDDPNKIRKIIETL
- the LOC129731728 gene encoding phosphatidylserine decarboxylase proenzyme, mitochondrial isoform X3 translates to MYGLTAAWNCFTLSYHRLLRAVNFKPNPNKWSTKWTVGRRSVSSSKRDHEQSSYQQHSGQQQQQHHQQNQQSKGKFVRIKKKWSWKAGAGWTILSVLDWWLLAAGGWLTWRGVFLRWTPLGICMVAAAQWHLHNRELDRKGLPRTATPWQMNMYCSLPLRLMSRCWGWLADCRVPMPARPLVYGLYSTAFGVNIEEAATTDLKNYRSLAEFFTRSLKEDVRYIDPEGCIVSPCDGRVLHFGTATNCQIEQVKGISYSLEAFFGPPTWCNEQCPTFADKLKKKSPDNVLYQCIIYLAPGDYHRFHSPTVWKPELRRHFSGELLSVSPKIAKWMPGLFCLNERALYVGKWMHGFFSFTAVGATNVGSVQIYMDEKLKTNKWVGLEVGTHRPEYDELSLPSDTFLEKGELLGQFKMGSTVVLIFEAPRDFQFSLQPGQVVKLGQRLGCVGSKEDLTDDPNKIRKIIETL
- the LOC129731728 gene encoding phosphatidylserine decarboxylase proenzyme, mitochondrial isoform X4, producing the protein MAVYFMPKNRLLLRAVNFKPNPNKWSTKWTVGRRSVSSSKRDHEQSSYQQHSGQQQQQHHQQNQQSKGKFVRIKKKWSWKAGAGWTILSVLDWWLLAAGGWLTWRGVFLRWTPLGICMVAAAQWHLHNRELDRKGLPRTATPWQMNMYCSLPLRLMSRCWGWLADCRVPMPARPLVYGLYSTAFGVNIEEAATTDLKNYRSLAEFFTRSLKEDVRYIDPEGCIVSPCDGRVLHFGTATNCQIEQVKGISYSLEAFFGPPTWCNEQCPTFADKLKKKSPDNVLYQCIIYLAPGDYHRFHSPTVWKPELRRHFSGELLSVSPKIAKWMPGLFCLNERALYVGKWMHGFFSFTAVGATNVGSVQIYMDEKLKTNKWVGLEVGTHRPEYDELSLPSDTFLEKGELLGQFKMGSTVVLIFEAPRDFQFSLQPGQVVKLGQRLGCVGSKEDLTDDPNKIRKIIETL